From one Conyzicola nivalis genomic stretch:
- a CDS encoding M15 family metallopeptidase, with amino-acid sequence MWHTVRFRTPVVAALALVVVCGVAGCAAEGSGVAPTASSTAHPTPSTTPTPEPSLTPETPPAPVASDDPSSLSVVVNKLRPLNPGNYAPADLVEVPVPYANKPFLRQEASNAVVAMFQAFTAQTGLSMQAQSAYRSYDSQVSVYAGWVASKGKAGADLTSARPGHSEHQTGLAIDVSALPAQCTLQGCFADTPQGQWLAANAATYGFVLRYPDGGTPVTGYEFEPWHYRYVGIATAADYVASGAATLEQYFGLPAAPDYAP; translated from the coding sequence GTGTGGCACACAGTCAGATTTCGAACTCCGGTCGTAGCAGCGCTCGCGCTCGTCGTCGTATGCGGCGTGGCGGGCTGCGCGGCTGAGGGAAGCGGTGTGGCGCCGACGGCCAGCAGCACGGCCCACCCGACCCCGTCGACAACCCCGACGCCCGAGCCGAGCCTCACGCCGGAGACCCCTCCCGCCCCCGTGGCGAGCGACGACCCCAGCAGCCTCTCGGTAGTGGTCAACAAGCTGCGTCCGCTGAACCCGGGCAATTACGCCCCGGCCGACCTCGTCGAGGTACCGGTGCCGTACGCCAACAAGCCGTTCCTGCGGCAGGAGGCATCGAACGCCGTCGTCGCGATGTTCCAGGCGTTCACCGCGCAGACCGGGTTGAGCATGCAGGCGCAGAGCGCGTACCGCTCCTACGACTCGCAGGTGTCGGTGTACGCGGGCTGGGTCGCCTCGAAGGGAAAGGCGGGCGCCGATCTCACCAGCGCGCGTCCCGGCCACAGCGAGCACCAGACCGGACTCGCGATCGACGTCAGTGCGCTGCCGGCGCAGTGCACATTGCAGGGCTGCTTCGCCGACACGCCCCAGGGCCAGTGGCTGGCGGCGAACGCCGCGACGTACGGATTCGTGCTGCGCTACCCGGACGGCGGCACGCCCGTCACCGGCTACGAGTTCGAACCGTGGCACTACCGGTATGTCGGGATCGCCACGGCCGCCGACTACGTGGCGTCGGGCGCGGCGACCCTCGAGCAGTATTTCGGGCTGCCCGCCGCCCCCGATTACGCCCCGTAG
- a CDS encoding alpha/beta hydrolase fold domain-containing protein: MPGLTIDPELFASLGAFMSENPAEAREPGDLLAFRAATTEMYAAFTESLPMPPEVEHRVLTTESADEASVDLHWFSPSTPAAGATAAVVHAHGGGRVAGAVSMFAPFIAQFVASSGVPFLSVEYRLAPEFPGSKAGEDVFAGLMWLVGHAETLGVDPARIAVMGESAGGGLAASAAIMARSAGVRLARQILIYPQLDDRTVDPDPALAPVVGSMYSDNRAQWDGVLGDARGSADVPATIAAARLTDFAALAPAYLEVGSLDIFRDETTAYAQKLWKAGVDAELHVLPGLIHGWDHLPPFIGIHEGVYARRVAVLRAL; the protein is encoded by the coding sequence ATGCCCGGCCTGACCATCGATCCAGAACTCTTCGCCTCGCTCGGTGCTTTTATGAGCGAGAACCCCGCAGAGGCGCGCGAACCCGGAGACTTGCTGGCGTTCCGCGCAGCGACCACGGAGATGTACGCGGCATTTACCGAGTCTCTTCCAATGCCTCCAGAAGTCGAACACCGCGTATTGACGACCGAGTCGGCTGATGAGGCCTCGGTGGATCTTCACTGGTTCTCGCCGTCCACCCCCGCGGCGGGGGCAACCGCCGCAGTCGTGCATGCGCACGGAGGCGGCCGGGTCGCCGGCGCCGTATCGATGTTCGCGCCGTTCATCGCGCAGTTCGTCGCCAGTTCGGGCGTGCCCTTCCTCTCCGTCGAGTACCGCCTCGCACCCGAGTTTCCCGGGTCGAAGGCTGGTGAAGACGTGTTCGCGGGCCTGATGTGGCTCGTCGGGCACGCGGAGACCCTCGGAGTCGATCCCGCCCGGATCGCGGTCATGGGCGAAAGCGCGGGCGGTGGCCTCGCCGCTTCGGCGGCGATCATGGCCCGGTCGGCGGGTGTGCGGTTGGCGCGACAGATCCTGATCTATCCCCAGCTGGACGACCGCACGGTAGATCCCGATCCCGCGCTCGCGCCGGTGGTTGGAAGCATGTACTCGGACAACCGGGCGCAATGGGATGGCGTGCTCGGCGATGCCCGCGGCTCTGCAGACGTGCCGGCGACTATTGCGGCGGCCCGATTGACCGATTTCGCCGCACTGGCGCCCGCTTATCTCGAGGTCGGATCCCTGGACATCTTCCGTGACGAAACAACCGCTTACGCGCAAAAACTGTGGAAAGCCGGGGTGGATGCGGAACTTCACGTTCTTCCCGGCCTGATACACGGCTGGGACCACCTTCCGCCATTTATCGGCATCCATGAAGGCGTATACGCCCGACGGGTAGCCGTCCTGCGGGCTCTATAG
- a CDS encoding MerR family transcriptional regulator, giving the protein MPVVHDLLSIGEVSARTGLSVDTLRFYERQGLFPPPQRSAGGRRGFSSDDLAWIGICQRLRASGMPLPEIARYAEMVRAGAGNEGERLKLLQHHEEEVRAKMAALNDALELISAKVAAYTEAVSIGTASEIFVRADEDDAYFAARGLSVKHRTDLSS; this is encoded by the coding sequence ATGCCCGTCGTTCACGATCTCCTCTCCATCGGAGAGGTCAGTGCGCGCACTGGCCTCAGCGTCGATACGCTCCGCTTCTACGAGCGTCAGGGCCTCTTTCCGCCTCCCCAGCGCAGTGCGGGGGGTCGCCGCGGTTTCTCGTCTGACGACCTCGCCTGGATCGGCATCTGTCAACGCTTGCGCGCTTCAGGGATGCCCTTGCCCGAGATCGCCCGCTATGCCGAGATGGTGAGGGCTGGCGCCGGCAACGAGGGCGAGCGCTTGAAGTTGCTGCAGCATCACGAAGAAGAGGTGAGGGCCAAAATGGCTGCTCTGAATGACGCTCTCGAGCTGATTTCCGCGAAGGTAGCCGCCTATACCGAGGCAGTTTCGATCGGAACCGCGAGTGAGATCTTCGTCCGTGCCGACGAAGACGACGCCTACTTCGCGGCCAGAGGCCTAAGCGTAAAACACCGGACTGACTTGAGTTCCTAG
- a CDS encoding MDR family MFS transporter, whose product MGVTLHSTQNSPDENLPAAGLRSAAAFSLTHFHHRLRGSMSRVDSKGKQQAQAIKDAGGVMTHRQILFVIFGLMAGMFLSSLDQTIVSTSMRTIADDLDGLSQQVWVTTAYLILATISTPIYGKLSDIFGRRPLFIIAISIFLVGSIAAGFASSMYELAAFRAIQGLGAGGLMALPLAIMGDILAPRERAKYQGYFLAVFGVSSVVGPLIGGLFAGTPEILFVTGWRWVFLINIPIGLAALAIVLRFLHIPHERRTVRIDWWGAATIIIGLVPLLLVAEQGREWGWGSLGSIACYVIGVIGLAAFVLSEKLMGDDALIPLKLFKSSTFSMATVLGVLVGFGMFGAMMTLPLYLQVVNGATPTESGFLMLPMILGLMISSIVSGQLIARTGKYQMFPTIGTAFVAVGFFVFTFATADKPVWFLMIGMLFVGLGLGQLMQTLTLASQNSVGPRDIGVATSASTFFRQIGGTVGTAVIFSVIFTRWPLNIATAFDSTRIQDGITAALSDPKVAADPANAQIIEILKNPGAAVGSVSGDTSFLNTSDPRLSAAFLEGFANSAITVFWIALAVILVAFVLSFFLKAPPLRAKSALQENADDAAAAVALEADRAASQTAPLVEPGAAARDDNPKK is encoded by the coding sequence GTGGGTGTAACTTTGCACTCCACGCAAAATTCTCCCGACGAGAATCTGCCCGCCGCCGGACTGCGCTCCGCGGCGGCGTTTTCGTTAACACACTTCCATCACAGACTCAGAGGTTCCATGTCACGCGTCGACTCCAAGGGCAAGCAGCAGGCCCAAGCGATCAAGGACGCCGGCGGGGTAATGACCCACCGGCAGATCCTGTTCGTCATCTTCGGACTGATGGCGGGCATGTTCCTGTCGTCGCTCGACCAGACCATCGTGTCGACGTCGATGCGCACCATCGCCGACGACCTCGACGGGCTCAGCCAGCAGGTGTGGGTGACCACCGCCTACCTGATCCTCGCCACGATCTCGACTCCCATCTACGGCAAGCTCAGCGACATCTTCGGCCGGCGCCCGCTGTTCATCATCGCGATCAGCATCTTCCTCGTCGGCTCGATCGCCGCCGGATTCGCGAGCTCGATGTACGAACTCGCCGCCTTCCGTGCCATCCAGGGCCTCGGCGCCGGCGGACTCATGGCGCTCCCCCTCGCGATCATGGGCGACATCCTCGCGCCGCGCGAACGCGCCAAGTACCAGGGCTACTTCCTCGCCGTCTTCGGCGTCTCGAGCGTGGTGGGCCCGCTCATCGGCGGACTCTTCGCCGGCACCCCCGAGATCCTGTTCGTGACCGGCTGGCGCTGGGTGTTCCTGATCAACATCCCGATCGGCCTCGCCGCGCTCGCTATCGTGCTGCGCTTCCTGCACATCCCGCACGAGCGCCGCACCGTGCGCATCGACTGGTGGGGCGCCGCCACGATCATCATCGGCCTCGTGCCGCTGCTGCTCGTCGCCGAGCAGGGCCGCGAGTGGGGCTGGGGTTCGCTCGGCTCCATCGCCTGCTACGTGATCGGCGTGATCGGCCTGGCCGCGTTTGTCCTCAGCGAGAAGCTCATGGGCGACGACGCGCTCATCCCGCTCAAGCTGTTCAAGAGCTCGACCTTCTCGATGGCGACTGTCCTCGGCGTGCTCGTCGGCTTCGGCATGTTCGGCGCGATGATGACCCTTCCGCTCTACCTGCAGGTCGTCAACGGCGCGACGCCCACCGAGAGCGGCTTTCTCATGCTGCCGATGATCCTCGGCCTGATGATCTCGTCGATCGTGAGCGGCCAGCTGATCGCCCGCACCGGCAAGTACCAGATGTTCCCCACCATCGGCACGGCGTTCGTGGCGGTCGGCTTCTTCGTCTTCACCTTCGCGACCGCGGACAAGCCCGTCTGGTTCCTCATGATCGGCATGCTGTTCGTCGGCCTCGGGCTCGGCCAGCTGATGCAGACGCTCACGCTCGCCAGCCAGAACTCGGTCGGGCCGCGCGACATCGGTGTGGCGACGAGCGCGTCGACGTTCTTCCGCCAGATCGGCGGCACGGTGGGCACAGCGGTCATCTTCTCGGTGATCTTCACGCGCTGGCCGCTGAACATCGCGACGGCGTTCGACTCCACGAGAATTCAGGACGGTATAACCGCGGCACTCTCCGATCCGAAAGTCGCCGCCGACCCGGCGAACGCGCAGATCATCGAGATCCTGAAGAACCCGGGCGCCGCCGTCGGCTCCGTCTCGGGCGACACCTCGTTCCTCAACACCTCCGACCCGCGTCTGAGCGCCGCCTTCCTCGAGGGCTTCGCGAACTCGGCGATCACCGTGTTCTGGATCGCCCTCGCCGTGATCCTGGTCGCCTTCGTTCTCAGCTTCTTCCTGAAGGCGCCTCCGTTGCGAGCGAAGTCGGCGCTTCAGGAGAATGCGGATGACGCGGCCGCCGCGGTGGCGCTCGAAGCCGACAGGGCGGCCAGCCAGACGGCGCCGCTGGTCGAGCCGGGCGCGGCCGCCAGAGACGACAACCCGAAGAAGTAG
- the serS gene encoding serine--tRNA ligase, with the protein MIDPQILRENPEILRRSQEARGASVSLVDDAVAADSRRRESIGEFENLRAEQNVFGKTVAAAPKDEKRALVAQAQELAARVKVAQQATVEAEAQFTRTVGAIANPIIDGVPAGGEENFTTLREVGEKASFDFEPRDHAELGEMLKAIDITRGTKVSGSRFYFLRGVGARLELALMNMALDKALAEDFVPLITPTLVRPEIMAGTGFLGEHADEIYYLPADDLYLTGTSEVALAGYHSDEILDLSDGPLRYAGWSTCYRREAGSAGKDNRGILRVHQFNKLEMFSYVHPDLAEAEHDKLVGFQESMLQACGLSYRVIDVAAGDLGSSAARKFDIEAWVPTQGTYRELTSTSNCTTYQARRLDIRFRGENGKTTPVSTLNGTLATTRWLVAILETHQKADGSVVVPEALRPYLGGLEIFEPVDR; encoded by the coding sequence GTGATTGATCCACAGATTCTGCGCGAAAACCCCGAAATCCTCCGTCGTTCGCAGGAGGCGCGCGGTGCGTCTGTCTCTCTGGTGGATGACGCGGTCGCCGCCGATTCCCGCCGCCGCGAGTCGATCGGCGAGTTCGAGAACCTCCGCGCCGAGCAGAACGTGTTCGGAAAGACGGTCGCCGCGGCCCCGAAAGACGAGAAGCGTGCGCTGGTCGCCCAGGCTCAGGAACTGGCGGCGCGAGTCAAGGTGGCCCAGCAGGCGACGGTCGAGGCCGAGGCGCAGTTCACGCGCACCGTCGGCGCGATCGCCAACCCCATCATCGACGGCGTGCCCGCCGGCGGCGAAGAGAACTTCACCACCCTCCGCGAGGTGGGCGAGAAGGCGAGCTTCGACTTCGAGCCGCGCGACCACGCCGAACTCGGCGAGATGCTCAAGGCGATCGATATCACCCGCGGCACCAAGGTGAGCGGCAGCCGCTTCTACTTCCTGCGCGGCGTCGGCGCCCGCCTCGAGCTGGCGCTGATGAACATGGCGCTCGACAAGGCGCTCGCCGAAGACTTCGTGCCGCTGATCACGCCCACGCTCGTGCGGCCCGAGATCATGGCGGGCACCGGCTTCCTCGGCGAGCACGCCGACGAGATCTACTACCTGCCGGCCGACGACCTCTACCTCACCGGCACGAGCGAGGTGGCGCTCGCCGGATACCACTCCGACGAGATCCTCGACCTGAGCGACGGGCCGCTGCGCTACGCAGGCTGGAGCACCTGCTACCGCCGCGAGGCCGGTTCCGCGGGCAAGGACAACCGCGGCATCCTCCGCGTGCACCAGTTCAACAAGCTGGAGATGTTCAGCTACGTGCACCCCGACCTCGCCGAGGCCGAGCACGACAAGCTCGTCGGATTCCAGGAGTCGATGCTGCAGGCCTGCGGGCTCAGCTACCGCGTGATCGACGTGGCAGCCGGCGACCTCGGCTCGAGCGCCGCCCGCAAGTTCGACATCGAGGCCTGGGTTCCCACCCAGGGCACGTACCGCGAGCTCACCTCGACGAGCAACTGCACCACGTACCAGGCGCGCCGCCTCGACATCCGGTTCCGGGGCGAGAACGGCAAGACCACGCCGGTCTCGACCCTCAACGGCACGCTCGCCACCACCCGTTGGCTGGTGGCGATCCTCGAGACGCACCAGAAGGCCGACGGCTCGGTCGTGGTGCCCGAGGCGCTGCGCCCCTACCTCGGCGGACTCGAGATCTTCGAGCCGGTCGACCGATGA
- a CDS encoding pentapeptide repeat-containing protein gives MTSIDPSDATADDRSTLRAKCADCFALCCTAFGFQRSADFPIDKPAGTPCLNLADDFSCSIHESLRTRGFRGCTVFDCFGAGQYVSQDIFGGTSWRERPDSSAEMFTTFAVVRQLHEMLWYLVEAAERATTTEASESAAQLRSEILRILHGDVSEVLASDVESIRTNVRRALIEVSEEARGGYDTAAHADLRPSADLVGRDLRSIRLCGADLRGAYLIAADLRHADLAGVDLLGADLRDARLGGADLSKALFLTQAQIAAARGDYTTVLPAALERPPHWQKS, from the coding sequence ATGACGTCCATCGACCCTTCCGACGCGACCGCTGACGACCGCTCAACTCTTCGCGCGAAGTGCGCCGACTGCTTCGCACTCTGCTGCACCGCCTTCGGGTTCCAGAGATCCGCCGATTTCCCGATCGACAAGCCGGCGGGCACCCCTTGCCTGAATCTGGCAGACGATTTCTCCTGCTCCATCCACGAGTCCCTGCGGACGCGAGGCTTTCGCGGATGCACCGTCTTCGATTGCTTCGGTGCGGGCCAATATGTGTCGCAGGACATCTTCGGTGGAACGAGCTGGAGAGAGCGTCCCGACAGCAGCGCCGAGATGTTCACAACCTTCGCCGTCGTGCGGCAGCTGCACGAGATGCTCTGGTACCTCGTCGAGGCCGCCGAGCGCGCGACGACCACCGAAGCCTCGGAGTCGGCGGCCCAGCTCAGAAGCGAGATCCTGCGGATCCTCCACGGTGACGTATCGGAAGTCCTCGCGTCCGACGTCGAGAGCATCCGCACGAACGTGCGGCGAGCATTGATCGAAGTAAGCGAGGAGGCACGCGGCGGCTATGACACCGCTGCCCACGCCGACCTGCGCCCCTCAGCAGACCTGGTCGGCCGCGACCTGCGCTCGATTCGTCTCTGCGGAGCCGATCTCCGGGGCGCGTACCTCATCGCCGCTGACCTGCGGCACGCCGACCTCGCGGGCGTCGACTTGCTGGGTGCGGACCTACGCGACGCGCGGCTCGGAGGCGCCGACCTATCGAAAGCGCTTTTCCTCACGCAAGCGCAGATCGCGGCGGCCCGGGGCGACTACACCACCGTCCTTCCTGCCGCTCTCGAACGCCCGCCACACTGGCAGAAGAGCTAG
- the pheA gene encoding prephenate dehydratase: MPADAHAPDETYSYLGPAGTFTEAALAQVTAAQGKNWRPVNNVGEALNDVVAGRSIAAMIAIENSIEGGVSATQDALATIPDLRIVGEYLVPVNFVLVARPGTTLADVSIVNAHPVAYGQTHLWLDKNLPGHGHIPASSNVAAAANLLLHDHANAAVAPPGITKHYDLDVLATEIGDNPNAVTRFVLVSRTVAVPDRTGSDKTSIIAELPDDKAGRLLEMLEQFATRGVNMSLIESRPIGDALGRYRFIIDLDGHIHDERVADALLGLKRFSPNVIFLGSYPRADKLAIEVSTRYGDDSFLEAREWLNGLMN, encoded by the coding sequence ATGCCCGCTGACGCCCACGCCCCCGACGAGACCTACAGCTATCTCGGCCCGGCCGGCACGTTTACCGAGGCGGCGCTCGCGCAGGTCACCGCGGCGCAGGGCAAGAACTGGCGCCCGGTGAACAACGTGGGTGAGGCTCTGAACGACGTGGTCGCCGGGCGCAGCATCGCCGCCATGATCGCCATCGAGAACTCGATCGAGGGCGGCGTGAGCGCGACGCAGGACGCGCTGGCCACCATCCCCGACCTGCGCATCGTGGGCGAGTACCTGGTTCCCGTCAACTTCGTTCTGGTGGCCCGCCCGGGAACGACGCTCGCCGACGTATCCATCGTCAACGCGCATCCTGTCGCCTACGGCCAGACGCACCTCTGGCTCGACAAGAACCTGCCCGGCCACGGCCACATCCCGGCGAGCTCGAACGTGGCGGCGGCCGCGAACCTGCTGCTGCACGACCACGCCAACGCGGCGGTCGCGCCCCCCGGCATCACCAAGCACTACGACCTCGACGTGCTCGCGACCGAGATCGGAGACAACCCGAACGCCGTCACCCGGTTCGTGCTGGTGAGCCGCACGGTCGCTGTGCCCGACCGCACCGGCTCCGACAAGACCAGCATCATCGCCGAGCTTCCCGACGACAAGGCCGGACGCCTGCTCGAGATGCTCGAGCAGTTCGCCACCCGCGGGGTCAACATGAGCCTGATCGAGTCGCGTCCGATCGGCGACGCCCTCGGACGCTACCGGTTCATCATCGACCTCGACGGCCACATCCACGACGAACGCGTGGCCGACGCGCTGCTCGGGCTCAAGCGATTCAGCCCCAATGTGATCTTCCTCGGCAGCTACCCGCGCGCCGACAAACTGGCGATCGAGGTGTCGACGCGCTACGGAGACGACAGCTTCCTCGAGGCGCGGGAGTGGCTGAACGGGTTGATGAACTAG
- a CDS encoding diacylglycerol/lipid kinase family protein translates to MPTPKRSPNRRAAVIYNPLKVDILALETVVASAAKEAGWRRTLWFATTVEDAGQLLVAEAIRRGATMVMAAGGDGTVRAVAEGLRDTGVAMALLPSGTGNLLARNLDIPFGNLAETVATAFTGVDRTIDLGLASIVRDNGDVEEHVFLVMAGLGLDAKMIAKTSPKLKKAVGWLAYVDAIGRSLPEIKPVKLRVSIDGETERSVNVHTIIIGNCGKLPGGILLIPDARPDDGILDFVALRPRGPFGWLNVWNKLAWENGVLRKSALGRRIIDLSRDVKDVVYLRGKDLRMTVETPQQFQLDGDEFGEAKSVHSWVDPGALTVRVPAGSF, encoded by the coding sequence GTGCCCACCCCGAAGCGATCGCCGAACCGACGCGCGGCGGTCATCTACAACCCGCTCAAGGTAGACATCCTTGCCCTCGAAACGGTGGTGGCCTCGGCCGCCAAGGAGGCCGGCTGGCGCCGCACCCTGTGGTTCGCGACGACCGTGGAGGACGCCGGCCAGCTTCTCGTCGCCGAGGCGATCAGGCGCGGCGCGACCATGGTGATGGCCGCGGGCGGCGACGGCACGGTGCGCGCCGTGGCCGAGGGGCTACGCGACACCGGCGTCGCGATGGCGCTGCTTCCCTCCGGCACGGGCAACCTGCTGGCCCGCAACCTCGACATCCCGTTCGGCAACCTCGCCGAGACCGTCGCCACGGCCTTCACCGGCGTCGACCGCACAATCGACCTCGGGCTCGCGTCGATCGTGCGCGACAACGGCGACGTCGAAGAGCACGTGTTCCTCGTGATGGCCGGCCTCGGGCTCGACGCGAAGATGATCGCGAAGACCAGCCCGAAGCTCAAGAAGGCGGTCGGTTGGCTCGCCTACGTCGACGCCATCGGCCGGTCGCTCCCCGAAATCAAGCCGGTGAAGCTGCGTGTGAGCATCGACGGCGAGACGGAGCGCAGCGTCAACGTGCACACCATCATCATCGGCAACTGCGGCAAGCTTCCCGGCGGCATCCTGCTCATCCCCGACGCCCGGCCCGACGACGGCATTCTCGACTTCGTGGCGCTGCGTCCGCGCGGGCCGTTCGGCTGGCTCAATGTGTGGAACAAGTTGGCGTGGGAGAACGGTGTGCTGCGCAAGAGCGCGCTCGGCCGCCGCATCATCGACCTGTCACGCGACGTGAAGGACGTCGTGTACCTCAGGGGCAAAGACCTGCGGATGACCGTGGAGACACCGCAGCAGTTCCAGCTCGACGGCGACGAGTTCGGCGAGGCGAAGTCGGTGCACTCCTGGGTCGACCCCGGCGCGCTGACCGTGCGGGTGCCCGCCGGTTCGTTCTAG
- a CDS encoding ester cyclase — MSNFIEPDDTRYEERSRALVQIGRDAIAQENPAVLREYFSEDFTFHGPGVELDFAGLEVFFSQMRAAFSGFYCERYEIVSSGSLVGCRTEMGGTFDGPFEPSPYGTIQPHGGKFTLALINMFRYDDDGKLAEEWVQYDNLETMRQLGVELAPRS; from the coding sequence ATGTCTAATTTCATCGAGCCCGATGACACCCGCTACGAGGAGCGCTCGCGTGCGCTCGTACAGATTGGCCGCGATGCCATCGCTCAGGAAAACCCCGCCGTCTTGCGGGAGTACTTCAGCGAAGATTTCACGTTCCACGGCCCCGGTGTCGAACTCGACTTCGCGGGCCTCGAAGTGTTCTTCTCGCAGATGCGGGCGGCGTTCAGCGGCTTCTACTGCGAACGTTACGAGATCGTCTCATCCGGATCCCTCGTCGGATGCCGCACGGAGATGGGCGGCACCTTCGACGGGCCGTTCGAGCCGTCGCCGTACGGCACGATCCAGCCACACGGCGGAAAGTTCACGCTGGCGCTGATCAACATGTTCCGCTACGACGACGACGGCAAACTCGCCGAGGAGTGGGTGCAGTACGACAACCTCGAGACGATGCGCCAGCTCGGCGTCGAACTCGCACCCCGCTCGTGA
- the pgm gene encoding phosphoglucomutase (alpha-D-glucose-1,6-bisphosphate-dependent), giving the protein MTTRAGLPAQESDLINVEELVAAYYSKVPDVTNPDQKVVFGTSGHRGSSLDAAFNETHIEAITQAIVEYRAGQGITGPLFIGSDTHALSRPAQTTALEVLAANGVRALVDEFDDYVPTPALSLAIIVYNRDHGDDDLADGIVITPSHNPPRDGGFKYNPPHGGPADSDATGWIANRANEIIANGSGDVKRAEPSAVETYDYRGAYVADLANIIDFDAIKAANLHIGADPLGGASVNYWQLIKEVYGLDLTVVNPLVDPAWPFMTLDWDEKIRMDPSSPSVMASVVAHQSEYDIVTGNDADADRHGIVTPDGGLMNPNHFLAVAIQYLYTHRPEWRSDAAIGKTLVSSSMIDRVAESLGRTLWEVPVGFKWFVPGLIDGSVAFGGEESAGASFLRKDGTVWTTDKDGILLALLASEIRAVTGKSPSELYAELVAQFGDPVYQRVDAVATKTQKAALAKLNGSAITAETLAGDPIVARLSEAPGNGAAVGGVKVVTEKAWFAARPSGTEDVYKIYAESFVGPEHLARVQAEAKEIVDAALAG; this is encoded by the coding sequence ATGACAACACGTGCCGGTCTGCCCGCCCAGGAATCCGATCTGATCAACGTCGAAGAACTCGTCGCTGCCTATTATTCGAAAGTTCCGGATGTCACGAACCCCGACCAGAAGGTCGTGTTCGGCACGAGTGGCCACCGGGGTTCCTCGCTCGATGCGGCGTTCAACGAAACCCACATCGAGGCCATCACGCAGGCGATCGTCGAGTACCGCGCCGGGCAGGGAATCACCGGCCCGCTCTTCATCGGCAGCGACACCCACGCTCTGAGCCGCCCGGCCCAGACCACCGCGCTCGAGGTTCTCGCCGCGAACGGCGTGCGCGCCCTCGTCGACGAGTTCGACGACTACGTGCCGACCCCCGCGCTCAGCCTCGCGATCATCGTCTACAACCGCGATCACGGCGACGACGACCTGGCCGACGGCATCGTCATCACCCCCAGCCACAACCCGCCCCGCGACGGCGGCTTCAAGTACAACCCCCCGCACGGCGGACCGGCCGACAGCGACGCCACCGGCTGGATCGCCAACCGCGCCAACGAGATCATCGCGAACGGCAGCGGCGACGTGAAGCGCGCGGAACCGAGCGCGGTGGAGACCTACGACTACCGCGGCGCCTACGTGGCCGACCTGGCCAACATCATCGACTTCGACGCGATCAAGGCGGCGAACCTGCACATCGGCGCCGACCCGCTGGGCGGCGCGAGCGTGAACTACTGGCAGCTCATCAAGGAGGTCTACGGCCTCGACCTCACCGTCGTGAACCCGCTCGTCGACCCGGCCTGGCCGTTTATGACGCTCGACTGGGACGAGAAGATCCGCATGGATCCGTCGAGCCCGTCGGTCATGGCGTCGGTCGTCGCGCACCAGAGCGAGTACGACATCGTCACCGGCAACGACGCGGACGCCGACCGCCACGGCATCGTCACCCCCGACGGCGGCCTGATGAACCCGAACCACTTCCTGGCAGTCGCCATCCAGTACCTCTACACGCACCGCCCCGAGTGGCGTTCGGATGCCGCGATCGGCAAGACGCTCGTCTCCAGTTCGATGATCGACCGGGTCGCGGAGTCGCTCGGCCGCACACTTTGGGAGGTGCCGGTCGGTTTCAAATGGTTCGTGCCCGGACTGATCGACGGCTCGGTGGCGTTCGGCGGCGAAGAGAGCGCTGGCGCGAGCTTCCTGCGCAAGGACGGCACCGTGTGGACCACCGACAAGGACGGTATCCTCCTGGCGCTGCTGGCGAGCGAGATCCGCGCGGTCACCGGCAAGAGCCCGTCGGAGCTGTACGCAGAACTGGTCGCCCAGTTCGGCGACCCGGTCTACCAGCGCGTCGACGCCGTCGCCACCAAGACGCAGAAGGCGGCGCTCGCCAAGCTGAACGGATCGGCAATCACCGCCGAGACCCTCGCCGGCGACCCGATCGTCGCGCGCCTCTCGGAGGCGCCCGGCAACGGCGCGGCCGTCGGCGGTGTGAAGGTCGTCACCGAGAAGGCCTGGTTCGCCGCCCGGCCGAGCGGCACCGAAGACGTCTACAAGATCTACGCGGAGTCGTTCGTCGGCCCCGAGCACCTCGCCAGGGTGCAGGCCGAGGCGAAGGAGATCGTCGACGCAGCCCTCGCCGGCTAG
- a CDS encoding DUF1905 domain-containing protein, with the protein MTGGTYEFESSLWAWEARKELWVFATLPDDASDEIADQPRPPSGFGAVKVRVRLGGSTWETSIFPGVAGDAYVLPIKKAVRAKAGVTVGDTVAIGLELI; encoded by the coding sequence ATGACCGGCGGAACCTACGAATTCGAGTCGTCGCTGTGGGCGTGGGAAGCGCGCAAAGAACTCTGGGTGTTCGCGACGCTGCCCGACGACGCGTCCGACGAGATCGCCGACCAGCCGCGGCCGCCGTCGGGCTTCGGCGCGGTGAAGGTGCGCGTGCGGCTCGGCGGGTCGACCTGGGAGACGTCGATCTTCCCGGGGGTCGCCGGCGACGCCTACGTGCTGCCGATCAAGAAGGCCGTGCGGGCCAAGGCGGGGGTCACCGTCGGCGACACCGTGGCGATCGGACTCGAGCTGATCTGA